The Arctopsyche grandis isolate Sample6627 chromosome 5, ASM5162203v2, whole genome shotgun sequence genome includes a window with the following:
- the LOC143912332 gene encoding uncharacterized protein LOC143912332 yields the protein MKGGNASKRKPKRLKIMKKPLIITLFAIITLGSTQSASISNEKNSDTLIDNANNNAIKNHTYEMPVKDSRGLFSPRMDYDQWKPLGRGDPLQNDPTYDYVPPVLDRVHYWIEPPTKKQDGPAQHDGKKSEILVLGVSSKKPSSSVPPADVRKDQYDPFLKFIDGPKFYHHHHNSFNRLNQGQRPPHSMPHNFHSQFYKNKYDESNHKPDEQRTPYTVLVPPPMPPPHMEMPIFNSQNPSPKLPQPTTQRPVYMPPTATTAPRPSVSVQEANLIYHSSSTGGNNQWHNNGNQFATLEASSQYVTWRTPTAKPPVRNTLQEASKVNTIKFPKNSTEGQKSTSENKPFVFPSDTTGRIVFEQHSVYDSSSGQSLQTPSMHIQTGSFQDISIPQTPLVLATSSPTLHILHVAGAQPAVTHMAVGNQPMHKGQVSDDTIGNAYVNIGKPNAHIQKEITSKSPDVNMNYPSTAMKPSVQVPLLPYMYPNNQINSVYTNMNTPALINNGVPFSRRPGPITEDFTLQTMQTMQPPSPTMKASEKPELFTKKPAGFLQSILQKEFTITSPPSVTTYAPTTAATAATPTEAATTTTAIASLTTDPLFKHYKQPNEPLRGPMYLIIQGHSKVKNYGASHKENMHAVSMPETNEIPQTGEKYSVKHIHNRKENFKKDNKEETVRSRSKGARTLKDLLDSGIGSLDVKETLLGAKYEIGVDDGTASTEKYYKGIVESEELDVGERNSIKQSNKKNREKRQLEEFIPVVEDTVETFIYDYLKRQSEGSGVGAMLASAITSDSSEDYNDDANNTSNEDS from the exons ATGAAAGGCGGAAATGCTTCAAAAAGGAAGCCAAAACGTCTTAAAATAATGAAGAAGCCATTGATAATAACGCTTTTTGCTATAATAACTCTTGGATCGACGCAGAGTGCAAGtatatcaaatgaaaaaaattccgACACGTTAATAGACAATGCAAACAACAATGCCATTAAGAATCACAcgt ATGAGATGCCGGTGAAGGATTCCAGAGGTCTTTTCTCTCCTCGCATGGATTACGATCAATGGAAACCTCTGGGTCGCGGAGATCCTTTACAAAACGATCCCACATACGACTACGTACCACCGGTGTTGGATCGAGTGCACTACTGGATAGAACCACCCACAAAGAAACAAGACGGTCCTGCTCAGCACGACGGAAAAAAATCCGAAATACTCGTCTTAGGAGTGTCTTCGAAAAAGCCCAGCTCCAGCGTGCCACCAGCGGACGTGCGAAAAGATCAATACGACCCATTTCTCAAGTTCATAGATGGACCAAAATTTTATCATCACCATCACAACTCATTCAATCGCCTCAACCAGGGTCAAAGACCGCCCCACTCTATGCCCCACAACTTCCAttctcaattttataaaaacaaatatgacGAGAGCAACCACAAGCCAGACGAGCAGCGGACGCCTTACACCGTCCTAGTACCACCTCCGATGCCTCCACCGCACATGGAAATGCCGATATTTAATTCGCAGAATCCATCGCCGAAACTACCTCAACCCACCACTCAGAGACCCGTTTACATGCCACCGACCGCTACCACAGCGCCTCGTCCTTCGGTGTCCGTGCAAGAGGCTAACCTCATATACCATTCTTCCAGCACCGGCGGAAACAACCAATGGCACAATAACGGTAATCAATTTGCCACTCTCGAGGCCAGCAGTCAATATGTCACCTGGAGGACTCCGACGGCCAAGCCTCCCGTGCGGAACACACTACAAGAAGCGAGCAAAGTGAATACCATAAAGTTTCCCAAAAATTCAACGGAAGGTCAGAAGTCAACGTCGGAAAACAAACCATTCGTATTTCCAAGCGACACTACTGGGCGTATCGTGTTTGAACAGCATTCTGTTTACGACTCCTCCTCTGGTCAAAGTTTACAAACACCGAGCATGCATATTCAAACAGGATCGTTCCAAGACATTTCCATACCTCAAACACCATTAGTACTCGCCACGAGTAGTCCCACTTTACACATACTACACGTAGCCGGTGCTCAGCCCGCTGTCACACATATGGCAGTCGGCAACCAACCAATGCACAAAGGCCAAGTTTCAGACGATACCATCGGCAATGCGTACGTCAACATCGGAAAACCGAATGCCCACATCCAAAAAGAAATCACAAGCAAGTCTCCAGATGTAAATATGAATTATCCCTCGACCGCGATGAAACCTTCCGTGCAGGTGCCGCTGCTACCGTACATGTATCCAAACAATCAAATCAATTCCGTGTACACTAATATGAACACGCCTGCTTTGATCAACAACGGAGTTCCTTTCAGTCGAAGACCTGGTCCCATAACGGAAGACTTCACTTTGCAGACAATGCAAACTATGCAACCGCCTTCTCCGACGATGAAAGCGTCTGAAAAACCTGAGCTGTTTACTAAAAAACCAGCTGGATTCCTTCAATCGATTCTACAAAAAGAATTTACGATAACCTCTCCACCTTCGGTCACCACTTATGCACCTACAACGGCCGCAACTGCTGCAACACCAACGGAAGCTGCAACCACCACCACAGCTATTGCGTCTCTCACTACGGACCCACTATTCAAACACTACAAACAACCAAATGAGCCCTTGAGAGGACCAATGTACCTAATAATACAAGGGCACTCGAAAGTGAAGAATTACGGCGCTTCTCACAAAGAAAACATGCACGCAGTTTCCATGCCAGAAACCAATGAAATCCCACAAACTGGAGAAAAATATTCCGTTAAACATATTCataatcgaaaagaaaatttcaaaaaagacAACAAAGAAGAAACCGTACGCAGCAGATCGAAGGGCGCTAGAACGTTGAAAGATTTATTAGATAGTGGAATAGGGAGTCTCGACGTTAAAGAAACACTGTTGGGTGCAAAATATGAAATTGGTGTTGATGATGGCACAGCATCGACGGAGAAATATTACAAAGGTATTGTCGAGTCGGAAGAGCTCGACGTTGGCGAacgaaattcaataaaacaatCAAACAAAAAGAATAGAGAAAAGAGACAATTAGAAGAATTCATTCCAGTTGTCGAAGATACGGTGGAAACATTTATctatgattatttaaaaaggCAAAGCGAAGGATCGGGTGTCGGTGCCATGTTAGCTTCGGCTATTACCAGTGATAGTTCAGAAGATTATAATGATGACGCAAATAACACTTCTAACGAGGATTCTTAG
- the LOC143911656 gene encoding coiled-coil domain-containing protein 97 has protein sequence MDVENLECDELRDDQKTNDSYDAIHDIIDYLVRDINICFKSQQIGEEDLKISEKKTIAFDVFNKSALYFLEKYGKYLKMEHLPYFEDLSKMSVDDNEELNYHIAQLKLILNKAKQKVLVKNRRFEALSKMIKDDTYFSETEMMHRKPLLYEQLVGQFMTDAEKLARDNIDRENISLLNVLLEGIDRRNVKSEVEELKRIEDVEMKRELSDNEMSSSSDEESKNNVQWGEFSNTKRKVKKKVKVDEIPSITAPERELLREEFVQEMYRSFLDGEDDDFDYQSIDANADYDCIVVRGRDEEENYFDSESPDKDVTEAETVNDTELGDNMILHESDDELEVYMIHLNRHLQ, from the coding sequence ATGGATGTTGAAAACTTAGAATGTGATGAATTAAGAGATGATCAGAAAACAAACGATTCATATGATGCAATACACGATATTATTGATTACCTGGTAAGAGATATCAACATTTGCTTTAAAAGTCAACAAATTGGAGAAGAAGAtttaaaaatcagtgaaaaGAAGACCATTGCGTTTGATGTATTTAACAAAAGCGCTTTATactttttggaaaaatatggaaaatatttaaaaatggaacACTTGCCGTATTTTGAAGACTTAAGTAAGATGTCTGTTGATGACAATGAGGAATTAAATTACCATATAGCGCAGCTAAAACTTATATTGAATAAAGCTAAACAAAAAGTATTAGTTAAAAATAGACGATTTGAAGCTCTTTCCAAAATGATTAAAGATGATACATATTTTTCTGAAACTGAAATGATGCATAGAAAGCCACTATTATATGAACAACTCGTCGGTCAATTTATGACAGATGCTGAAAAATTAGCCAGAGATAATATTGATAGGGAGAATATATCTTTGTTGAATGTTTTGTTAGAAGGTATCGACAGGCGTAATGTCAAATCGGAAGTGGAAGAACTGAAACGTATAGAAGATGTGGAGATGAAACGGGAATTATCAGATAATGAAATGAGTTCAAGTAGCGATGAAGAGTCTAAAAACAATGTTCAATGGGGAGAATTTAGTAATACAAAGAGAAAAGTGAAGAAAAAGGTCAAAGTAGATGAAATACCGTCAATCACAGCTCCCGAAAGAGAGCTTTTGCGGGAAGAATTCGTTCAAGAAATGTATCGTAGTTTCTTGGATGGAGAAGACGATGATTTTGATTATCAATCCATTGATGCAAACGCAGATTACGACTGTATCGTAGTTCGAGGCAGAGATGAAgaagaaaattattttgattcagAGTCGCCTGATAAAGATGTAACCGAAGCAGAAACTGTTAATGATACTGAACTCGGCGACAACATGATTCTGCACGAAAGCGACGATGAATTAGAAGTTTACATGATACATTTAAATCGTCATCTACAATAG
- the LOC143912238 gene encoding ATP-binding cassette sub-family C member 10 encodes MDIQWRWEDMCGPGGLHPWNPKTRDMGYCFQRLFILIPSLFLLAIASSFYAGRHIDWVVRGRLQERTVLFRSLVVLFMIIIPLIKIYRGCKYTIDYFECCAEIIAWFTHFCYVMALKHRLGKSPRGPTAILVLWSITAVMNVVSLRTLISIHQPYALAIITLVLQINYALTLLPSEGATSPTYYSPCLVGSQYSQLSEQHPLLQNFMENGGPLGIAMSGASYLSKLLFYWVNPLFTKGVKDPDDLFDLPPSLCCAEVNRKIEKALIGNVDQYSSLYNDSSIPRNPGTYGTINNESSSNSLPNVDIIVPERKYNVSLFRALHSCFAFEFYTIGLLKLVADVSGFAGPLLLNRLVTFIEDPTIDTKTGYLYAVALLVSSLLSSFCDSHFNMCMAIVGLKLRIAIMSTVFRKSLSVTSSELNNKFSIGELTNFISTDTERIVNSCPSFHSVWSIPFQLVVTLYLLYTQVGISFLAGVGFTIILIPINRYVANKIGKLSTDLMHYKDGRVSLMTEIFKFIRTIKLYVWEDYFMDKVEDVRSKEMKYLKGRKYLDAICVFFWATTPVIVTALTLTTYTLLGHQLTAATVFTTIALLNMLIAPLNAFPWVLNGLTEAWVSVKRIQRILDLQDFETGYYYNDELKENNILISLNNVTFSWVKYEKKESNEMSKTKIKNKRHISKYSNYQRIDSSYEAGTSEEEHNHIETPFKLLNIFIDVKRGDFIGIIGKVGSGKSSLLNGILAEMKVIDGDIFTSESSGFGYVSQKPWLQRGSIKDNILFGKSFEETKYRAIVEACGLTEDLALLGSDSCVGDGGSSLSGGQIARIALARAVYQDKQVYLLDDVLSAVDLKVGLHIYKKCIMGLLKYKTRIVVTHSPTYVNQANTIIVMENGCVKQKGPPSVILNDCDINSLFDEDEENSSIVMSNVPLDRAKINGTLDEKTAGSVDFWVMSLYWKNVGSWLALATLLSLLLMQVSRNTTDLWLSYWVSNIVPANFSTMDMSSNEFPIVSNVTNNFNNDSQIIHESIFNTVKNFTKTVIRDLAIKIQNNLQAQDVEQFETIQLRQNNSEKDVIFYLSIYASFTILNAVFTLIRAFMFAYGGLQAAKTIHNTLLSTVIKGKMKFFDVTPAGRLLNRFSSDTYTVDDSLPFILNILLAQLFGIVGSILVTAYGLPWVTLIIVPMLPIYHWLQNCYRITSRELKRLSSVTLSPIYSHFNDTLEGSTVIRAFGRNNHWCQNGEHFIERYSRTILSSVAAAQWLGLRLRLMGAAVLTGAAIVAVAQRNINTIDSGMVGLAITYALSVTSLLGGVINAFTETERELIAVERVGEYIKHVEPEGNIDNEEVAPPYGWPSMGIVSFKDVVLKYRPQTLPSLKFVSFETLPAEKIGVVGRTGAGKSSLFASLFRLCELSSGSIMIDSVDISNLSLMTLRSRLAVIPQDPFVFNGTIRQNIDPFESHSDVELWSALEKCGAKYIIRQKGGLQATATDLSRGHMQLLCLTRAILQNSKILCIDEATANIDPETDRMIQETIRCSFRKSTVITIAHRISTILDSDRIIVMGDGEILEFDTPENLMQNTNSYFYQLSEVH; translated from the exons ATGGATATACAATGGCGATGGGAGGATATGTGTGGACCGGGTGGTCTTCATCCCTGGAATCCAAAGACACGCGATATGGGATATTGTTTTCAAcgcttgtttattttaataccaTCCCTTTTTCTTCTCGCGATTGCTTCGTCTTTTTACGCCGGTCGACATATCGATTGGGTAGTTCGTGGACGATTACAAGAAAGGACTGTGTTATTTAGAAGCTTAGTTGTActatttatgattattattccGTTGATAAAAATTTACAGAGGATGTAAATACACGATAGATTATTTTGAATGTTGTGCGGAAATAATCGCTTGGTTCACGCATTTTTGTTATGTTATGGCATTAAAACATAGACTTGGGAAAAGTCCGAGAGGACCTACAGCAATTTTAGTGCTTTGGAGTATTACAGCAGTCATGAATGTTGTTTCTCTTCGAACACTTATTTCAATCCACCAGCCATATGCTTTGGCTATAATCACTTTAGTACTGCAGATCAATTACGCCCTTACATTACTACCATCAGAAGGAGCTACGAGTCCTACTTATTACTCTCCTTGTCTCGTAGGATCTCAATATTCAcag TTGAGTGAGCAACATCCTCTTTTACAAAATTTCATGGAAAATGGTGGCCCTTTGGGCATTGCAATGTCGGGAGCTTCATATTtatcaaaacttttattttattgggtTAATCCATTATTTACCAAAG GTGTGAAAGATCCCGATGATTTATTCGACTTGCCACCAAGTTTATGTTGTGCTGAAGTTAATCGGAAAATAGAAAAAGCTCTTATTGGCAATGTTGATCAATATTCAAGTTTATACAATGATAGTTCTATACCTAGAAATCCAG GAACATACGGGACTATTAATAACGAAAGTAGTTCAAATTCATTGCCAAATGTCGATATAATAGTTCCTGAAAGGAAATACAACGTTTCTTTATTTAGAGCTTTACATTCTTGTTTTGCTTTTGAATTCTATACTATTGGACTTCTAAAATTAGTAGCAGACGTATCAGGATTTGCTGGTCCTCTTCTACTCAATAGATTGGTTACTTTTATCGAAGATCCTACTATTGATACAAAAACTGG ataCTTATATGCAGTGGCTCTATTAGTTTCTTCTCTTTTGTCATCATTCTGTGATTCTCACTTTAACATGTGCATGGCTATTGTGGGTTTGAAATTAAGAATCGCTATAATGTCAACTGTTTTTCGTAAATCTTTATCAGTAACTTCATcggaattaaataataaattttccattGGCGAATTGACAAATTTCATATCTACTGATACTGAGAGAATAGTAAATTCTTGTCCCAGTTTCCATTCTGTTTGGAGCATACCATTTCAA CTTGTAGTTACACTCTATCTTTTATATACACAAGTGGGTATATCATTCCTAGCTGGAGTTGGGTTTACTATCATTCTTattccaataaatcggtatgtTGCAAATAAGATTGGTAAACTTAGCACTGATTTGATGCATTACAAAGATGGTAGAGTAAGTCTTATGActgagatttttaaatttataagaaCTATAAAACTGTATGTTTGGGAAGATTATTTTATGGATAAAGTtgaag ATGTTCGATCAAAAGAAATGAAATATCTTAAAGGACGAAAATATTTAGATgcaatatgtgtatttttctggGCCACTACGCCAGTAATTGTTACGGCTTTGACATTAACTACATATACACTTTTGGGTCATCAACTCACCGCTGCCACTGTTTTTACAACTATTGCTTTACTCAATATGTTAATAGCTCCTTTAAATGCATTCCCGTGGGTTTTAAATGGATTAACCGAAGCATGGGTGTCAGTGAAAAGAATACAACGGATTCTTGAT tTGCAAGACTTCGAAACTGGTTATTATTATAACGATGAGTTaaaggaaaataatattttaatatcattaaataatgTAACATTTAGCTGGGTGAAATATGAAAAGAAAGAGTCTAATGAAATGtccaaaactaaaataaaaaataaacgccACATATCGAAATATTCTAATTATCAAAGAATCGATTCTTCTTATGAAGCTGGAACATCCGAAGAAGAACACAACCATATTGAAAccccttttaaattattaaacatatttattgatgTGAAGAGAGGTGACTTTATTGGTATTATTGGTAAAGTTGGTAGTGGAAAATCATCACTTTTGAATGGAATTCTCGCCGAGATGAAAGTTATCGATGGTGATATATTCACATCTGAAAGTTCag GCTTTGGATATGTTAGTCAAAAACCTTGGTTACAAAGAGGATCTATAAAAGATAACATTTTATTCGGGAAATCTTTTGAAGAAACTAAATATAGAGCAATTGTGGAAGCTTGTGGTTTGAcag AAGATCTTGCACTTCTGGGAAGCGATTCGTGCGTCGGAGATGGTGGGAGTTCTCTCAGTGGAGGACAAATAGCCCGGATCGCATTAGCTAGAGCTGTTTATCAAGATAAACAGG TATATCTGTTGGATGATGTATTATCAGCAGTTGATCTCAAAGTTGGCCTGCACATttacaaaaaatgtataatgggtctcttaaaatataaaactaggATTGTGGTAACTCACTCGCCCACATACGTTAATCAAGCAAACACTATTATAGTAATGGAAAACGGTTGTGTAAAACAGAAAG GTCCTCCTAGTGTTATTTTAAATGATTGTGATATTAATTCTCTTTTTGATGAAGATGAAGAAAATAGTAGTATTGTAATGAGTAATGTGCCTTTAGATAGAGCCAAAATTAATGGAACTTTAGACGAg AAAACGGCTGGAAGTGTTGACTTTTGGGTCATGTCTTTATACTGGAAAAACGTTGGAAGTTGGCTCGCACTAGCCACATTATTGTCTTTATTATTGATGCAAGTGTCACGCAATACTACAGACTTATGGTTGTCATATTGGGTATCAAATATTGTACCTGCCAATTTTTCAACTATGGACATGAGCAGCAATGAATTTCCGATTGTCTCCAACGTcacaaataatttcaataacgaTTCTCAGATAATACACGAATCGATTTTTAATACtgttaaaaattttacaaaaacggTTATTCGAGATTTGGCAATTaagatacaaaataatttacaagCGCAAGATGTTGAACAATTTGAAACTATTCAGCTGCGGCAGAACAATTCTGAAAAAgatgtcattttttatttatccatATATGCCAGCTTCACAATATTGAACGCAGTTTTTACTCTCATCAGAGCTTTTATGTTTGCATATGGGGGGCTTCAAGCTgctaaaacaatacataatacttTGCTCAGCACTGTTATaaag gGAAAAATGAAATTCTTCGATGTAACACCAGCAGGGCGTTTATTAAATAGATTTTCTTCAGACACTTACACGGTAGATGATTCCCTTCcatttatattaaacatactTTTGGCACAACTGTTCGGCATCGTCG GCTCAATACTAGTAACGGCTTATGGTTTACCTTGGGTGACGTTAATTATAGTGCCAATGCTACCTATATACCATTGGTTGCAAAATTGCTATCGCATTACTTCTAGGGAATTGAAACGTTTATCCAGTGTGACTTTATCGCCCATTTACTCACATTTCAATGATACACTCGAAG GATCAACTGTGATAAGAGCTTTCGGCCGTAATAATCACTGGTGTCAAAATGGTGAACATTTCATTGAACGTTATTCGCGTACAATTTTAAGTAGTGTGGCTGCCGCTCAATGGCTTGGACTTAGACTCAGACTGATGGGTGCTGCTGTGTTAACTGGTGCTGCAATTGTTGCCGTAGCTCAAAGAAATATCAACACTATCGATTCag gaatGGTCGGACTCGCTATAACATACGCTTTATCTGTAACATCTCTCCTTGGTGGTGTAATCAACGCTTTTACTGAAACTGAACGTGAACTCATAGCAGTGGAAAGAGTCGGTGAATATATTAAACACGTCGAACCTGAAGGTAATATAGATAACGAAGAAGTGGCACCACCTTATGGATGGCCTAGCATGGGTATTGTGTCATTTAAAgatgttgttttaaaatacag gCCTCAAACTCTGCCGAGTTTGAAATTCGTATCATTTGAAACTCTGCCTGCTGAAAAAATTGGCGTTGTTGGGCGAACGGGAGCTGGAAAGAGTTCTCTTTTCGCATCATTGTTTCGCCTCTGTGAACTTAGTAGTGGAAGTATTATGATAGACTCAGTAGACATAAGTAATTTGTCTCTCATGACACTTAG ATCACGCTTAGCTGTGATTCCTCAGGATCCATTTGTATTCAACGGAACTATCCGACAGAATATTGATCCTTTTGAGTCTCACTCCGACGTTGAACTTTGGAGTGCTCTTGAAAAatgtggtgctaaatatatcaTTAGGCAAAAAGGAGGTTTACAAGCAACGGCTACCGATTTGTCTAGAGGGCATATGCAGTTACTTTGTCTAACGCGTGCTATTTTGCAGAATTCAAAG ATATTATGTATCGATGAGGCAACTGCGAATATTGACCCTGAGACTGATAGAATGATACAAGAAACAATACGTTGCTCGTTTCGCAAAAGCACCGTTATAACGATCGCTCATAGAATTAGCACTATATTAGATTCTGATCGCATAATCGTTATGGGAGATGGAGAAATTTTAGAATTTGACACACCGGAAAATTTAATGCAAAAcacaaattcatatttttatcaattatcaGAAGTGCATTAA
- the LOC143912239 gene encoding acyloxyacyl hydrolase-like has translation MQMLKRINTRVTHSSLTGFDLIRLLVPFSRRYLPEEESVLTIFNMQLKLAFLIVLTLWLMNISGSESRGVNGGINCSVCTIVTGIIQQKAYLKGVSIYNAAMKYCKELPTKLQVTCFGVVDALEPFLIDKRFLNLFTPDLLCYGLRSCHVDPGEQFCHLFPEPHKSFKKASEQLTKVMIEYKVHEILNKLHLPDNFDHHSYKHGNRHQDITKYFYYPEPINFNIDQSSNKNIDTLPEVNFCKMPVLKVICDLVEGEFDNLYPKADLDKDGFSIFRVARGSDWRGKDCSDINSSVYPGAETHNNDSNVDHNCNGIWGNDPKTVRPWEDILCDDTKSQGLIYIGDSIGAHFHMPESWMNPNIHDKTSVSTIIEILLDEIDWPELGFFSGFMNSTYPNLINGSVDSIYLRLRGDNLCSHRDYQNCAKNAAMARHGISQAHSITRNPSDKPAVVIYAMMANDICNRFRDTIGNMTTPDEFRKSVMETLHVLDKKLPQNSSVVLVSLIDGSFIYPTMAERVHPLGSLFNNIHYKDLYSWFSCMQIGPCNGWMTPNETLRQITTKKAQELSLVLKDISSNSKFESFKVYYVKNPLSTAIDDWVASGGQIYELIDPIDSTHPTQVVQPLMASALWKSLKDLNILGSPNPNNNKIKQLFGDQGGH, from the exons ATGCAAATGCTTAAGCGGATTAACACTCGAGTGACGCATAGTAGCCTCACTGGGTTTGATTTAATTCGATTACTTGTCCCATTCAGTCGACGTTATTTGCCCGAAGAAGAGTCGGTGCTTACCATTTTTAACATGCAACTGAAATTGGCGTTTCTCAttgttttaaccctttggcttaTGAACATCTCCGGTAGCGAATCTCGTGGCGTTAACGGAGGAATAAATTGCTCTG TGTGTACAATAGTAACTGGAATAATACAACAAAAGGCTTATTTGAAAGGCGTGTCTATCTATAATGCCGCTATGAAATATTGTAAAGAACTTCCTACGAAGTTGCAGGTGACCTGCTTTGGAGTCGTTGATGCTTTGGAACCTTTTTTAATCGATAA GCgatttttaaatctatttacACCAGATTTACTTTGCTATGGCCTTCGATCATGTCATGTGGATCCTGGAGAACAATTCTGTCATCTTTTCCCCGAACCACACAAATCGTTTAAAAAAGCCTCGGAACAACTTACA AAAGTGATGATAGAATACAAAGTTCACGAGATATTGAATAAATTGCATTTACCCGACAATTTTGATCATCATTCATACAAACATGGCAATAGACATCAAGATATAACAAAATACTTTTACTATCCTGAGccaattaatttcaatatagaTCAATcgtcaaataaaaacattgacacGCTACCTGAAGTGAATTTTTGCAAAATGCCTGTATTGAAAGTAATATGTGATCTAGTAGAAGGCGAATTTGATAACCTTTATCCAAAAGCAGATTTAGACAAAGATGGTTTTAGCATATTTAGAGTTGCGAG ggGTTCGGATTGGAGAGGTAAAGATTGCAGTGATATTAATTCTTCAGTATATCCAGGAGCTGAAACACACAATAATGATAGCAATGTTGATC ACAACTGTAATGGAATTTGGGGTAATGATCCCAAAACCGTGAgaccgtgggaagacatattGTGCGATGATACTAAATCCCAAGGTCTTATTTATATTGGTGATTCCATTGGTGCTCATTTTCACATGCCAGAATCATGGATGAATCCAAATATACATGATAAg ACTAGTGTATCCACTATAATCGAAATATTATTAGATGAAATAGACTGGCCGGAGCTTGGTTTCTTTTCTGGTTTtatgaattcgacatatcctaatttgataaat GGTTCGGtcgattcgatatatttgaGATTACGCGGTGATAACTTATGTTCTCATCGGGATTATCAAAATTGTGCAAAAAATGCGGCAATGGCGCGTCACGGTATAAGTCAAGCACATTCAATTACGAGAAATCCATCAGATAAACCAGCCGTTGTTATATATGCAATGATGGCAAATGATATTTGTAATag ATTTCGTGATACAATAGGAAATATGACGACTCCAGATGAATTTAGAAAATCCGTTATGGAGACATTGCACGTTCTAGATAAGAAATTACCCCAAAATAGTAGTGTTGTCCTTGTTTCTTTGATTGATGGTTCTTTCATATATCCAACAATGGCTGAAAGAGTGCATCCTTTAG GTTCTTTGTTCAATAATATTCATTATAAAGATTTGTACTCGTGGTTTTCCTGTATGCAAATCGGTCCATGCAATGGTTGGATGACGCCTAATGAAACTCTTCGACAAATTACTACAAAA AAAGCGCAAGAGCTCTCACTTGTGCTGAAAGATATTTCTTCTAATTCTAAATTTGAATCGTTTAAAGTGTATTACGTGAAGAATCCGTTAAGCACCGCCATTGATGATTGGGTGGCCAGCGGTGGACAAATTTATGAACTTATTGACCCAATTGACAGTACTCACCCTACACAG gTTGTCCAGCCGCTCATGGCATCAGCTCTATGGAAGTCATTGAAGGATCTTAACATCCTCGGGTCTCCCAacccaaataataataaaattaaacagttGTTTGGCGACCAAGGAGGacattga